The following nucleotide sequence is from Vibrio sp. SCSIO 43136.
AGGCATAGCAGGTGAAGCTTTAGTGATGCTAAGTGATTCATCGGTTGCTGACCTACACAAATTTATGAAGATTGATCAGAATGATGCAGAGCATGAAGAGCTAGAGCTACTTATGGACGTATCCAATATTCTGGTAGGTTCCTTCCTTAATGGATTAGGTGCTCAAGCGGAAGTACGTTTTTTCCAAAGCTCGCCAGTGTTGCTTGGCCAACATATTCCTATTGAATCTGTCATTCAAACCACAACAGGGTCGTTCAGTAAGACCATGACTTTTGAAGTTAGTTACCACATCGATGGCACCAGCATTCGCTGTGATCTACTTTTCATGTTTGTCGATGAGTCTTTGCCGCTGCTTGATAACAAATTGGCCTACCTAATGGAGGATGAACACTAATGCTTAGCTTACCCGCAGAATTTGAGCAGTTTCACTGGATGGTCGATATGGTTCAAAACGTTGAACTAGGGCTGGTGGTGCTGGATAAAGATTATAATGTGCAAGTTTGGAATGGCTTCATGACCCACCATAGTGGTAAACAGGCCCATGAAGCGATTGGCAAGTCATTGTTTGAGATTTTCCCTGAGATCCCACAAGAGTGGTTCATGGTAAAAGCCAAGCCAGTATACGATCTTGGTTGCCGTAGTTTCATTACTTGGCGCCAAAGACCTTATCTATTTCGTTGTCGTAATGTCCGTCCTATTACACAACAAGCAGAATTTATGTATCAGAACGTCACTCTTAACCCGATGCGTGCACCAACAGGTGAGGTAAAATCGTTGTTTTTGTCGATTCAAGATGCCACACCAGAAGCGATGTTAGCGAACGAAGCGGGCTAAATCGCTTTACACGGTTACCAAAGCCAAAGCATTTGCTTTGGCTTTTTTGTTATTTGGGGGCGATAGCTAAGAGTTTTGTGATCTAAGTAAGGAAAAATGTTCGATTTGATATGTGGATTTTTCTGATAGATCTTGCAAAAAACCTCAAAAACATGCCATTAATCGAAAATAAATCGAGTTCATTGGCGGTGAAGTGAACTATTGATGAATCGTCCTTAACAGATGATACGAAATTCTTGAGAGTAGTTGGTTTGACGTAAGTTCTTGAATTTATGTGGTTTTTATCTGTACTATTGTTATGTTGGAAGGGGGGCGAAGTAGACAGGCAGAAAGTGGGTATGAATTCTTTCCAAAGGTATCACAAAAAAATTTAAAATATCAGTCTTGCAGTTAATTAATCCCAGCCTATAATGCTGAAAACCGGAGCGCCTGCCAGCGCCCCGGTTTTTTTGTGTCCGCAAAACAGAAATAGGTTCTGCCAAACTTACTTCTGATTGAGAAGCTCAGTCTGCCAACCGACTTCTCTAACACACGGGCATTCACTACAGAATTTAAGGAAGCAATATCCCATGCGTATCGAACAAGAACTTAAACTTGGTTTTAAAGATGTACTGTTTCGCCCGAAACGTTCTACTCTAAAAAGCCGCTCTCAAGTAAATTTAACCCGAGAGTTTACATTTAAGCACAGCGGTCGTCAATGGTCTGGTGTACCTGTTATCGCAGCGAACATGGACTCAGTGGGTAGCTTCGCAATGGCGCAATCCCTAGCCAAAGAAAATGTAATGACCGCTGTACATAAACACTACACCGTGGCTGATTGGGCTGAGTTCGTTGCAAACAACGATGCTAGCGTTCTAAACAATGTGATGGTTTCAACAGGTACGTCAGATGCTGACTTCGAAAAAACCAAAGAAGTGATGGCACTAAGCGATGAACTAATTTTCATCTGTATCGATATTGCCAACGGTTATTCTGAGCACTTGGTAGAATACGTAGTGCGAGTACGTGAGGCGTTCCCTGACAAAGTTATCTCTGCAGGAAATGTGGTTACTGGCGACATGGTAGAAGAGCTTATCCTTGCCGGCGCAGACATTGTAAAAGTTGGTATTGGCCCAGGCTCTGTGTGTACAACTCGTGTTAAGACCGGCGTAGGTTACCCGCAGCTTTCTGCCATCATTGAGTGTGCAGATGCAGCACACGGCCTTGGCGGCACTATTGTCGGCGACGGTGGTTGTTCATGTGCAGGTGATGTAGCCAAAGCATTCGGTGGCGGTGCAGACTTCGTTATGCTTGGCGGTATGCTTGCAGGTCATGAAGAATCAGGCGGTGAACTGATTGAAAAAGATGGCAACACGTTCATGAAGTTCTACGGCATGTCGAGCCAATCTGCGATGGATAAACACTCAGGTGGTGTCGCTAAATACCGAGCAGCTGAAGGTAAAACTGTACTCTTGCCATACCGTGGTAAAGTTGAAAACACCATTGCCGACATTCTCGGTGGTGTACGTTCTACGTGTACTTACGTAGGGGCGGCAAAACTCAAAGAACTAACCAAACGCACCACCTTTATCCGCGTTCAAGAGCAAGAAAACAACGTATTTGGTAAAGAGTGATTTGAAATCAACCTAATTTGGTCAAGTTAGACCTGAGCAGTAAGTGGAATTGCGATTCCATTATGCTTAAGTCGCTAAGCTAACAAAATATCAACCCGTACTTCATTTTTGTGATGTGCGGGTTTTTTGCGTCAAGCTAGGTCTAAACGCTGTCAGTTTAGTTGGTGTTGATAACTTTTGTCCTATAATCATTATCAAATTTAGTTTGATAATGATTCCAATGTTAGCCTGTTTAAGGCGAGGTTAGGCCGAGCTACTATGGACTCCGTTGTTAAAGGTAATCAAACTTATCACAGAGGAATGGACCATGGCTAAACTGACTATCGTTGCAAACATCATTGCTAAAGAAGACAAAATTGAACTGGTAAAAGCAGAGCTGCTGAAACTTATTGATATCACTCGAGCTGAAGAAGGCTGCATTAATTACGACTTGCATCAGGACAATGAAAATCCAGCGCACTTCTTGTTCTTTGAAAACTGGGAGTCACGTGAATTGTGGCAAACTCATA
It contains:
- a CDS encoding PAS domain-containing protein yields the protein MLSLPAEFEQFHWMVDMVQNVELGLVVLDKDYNVQVWNGFMTHHSGKQAHEAIGKSLFEIFPEIPQEWFMVKAKPVYDLGCRSFITWRQRPYLFRCRNVRPITQQAEFMYQNVTLNPMRAPTGEVKSLFLSIQDATPEAMLANEAG
- a CDS encoding putative quinol monooxygenase translates to MAKLTIVANIIAKEDKIELVKAELLKLIDITRAEEGCINYDLHQDNENPAHFLFFENWESRELWQTHMGNQHLQEYMAATDGAVETFTLNEMTQIA
- a CDS encoding GMP reductase, which gives rise to MRIEQELKLGFKDVLFRPKRSTLKSRSQVNLTREFTFKHSGRQWSGVPVIAANMDSVGSFAMAQSLAKENVMTAVHKHYTVADWAEFVANNDASVLNNVMVSTGTSDADFEKTKEVMALSDELIFICIDIANGYSEHLVEYVVRVREAFPDKVISAGNVVTGDMVEELILAGADIVKVGIGPGSVCTTRVKTGVGYPQLSAIIECADAAHGLGGTIVGDGGCSCAGDVAKAFGGGADFVMLGGMLAGHEESGGELIEKDGNTFMKFYGMSSQSAMDKHSGGVAKYRAAEGKTVLLPYRGKVENTIADILGGVRSTCTYVGAAKLKELTKRTTFIRVQEQENNVFGKE